The genomic DNA tGAAAACTGTCatgggtgcccaaactttttcataccattGTAGATGGGGCAGTCAATCCTAAAAAATACCATTGTGTCATacagtattaaaaataaaaaagcatataTAACCTTTTTAATAGTGCCATAGAAAGTTGCATTCAGGTCTGCCCCACCCATGTGGTGTTGAAGTGTGAGCTGTCTACCACTGTGCTTTGCGAGGTAAAACCTGTGGAAGAAGAGTCATCTTTAGAAACCACAGAGAACTAAATTCACCGTCATTATGCTTTTATCAGTTTTGGAGAATTACCGTCTAAAGACTTCGAAGGCGTGGCTCGGAGCGGCAGGGATTGTACATTTAGGTGTTGCTGACTGTGTAGGCCAGTAGCCAGTAGTAAGGACTTTTACTGTGAGGTCCACACCACTCAGAGATGCCTTGAAgagataaatgtttttttttttaacttcatctgACAGACAGTGATATGCGTACTGAATTTGAGTTCATGAGGACTTCTCGTCAAAACACTGTCTTGTTTTTTGAGAGGGTGTCTGGTTGCCTTACCCCTGTCGTATGCATGTGTTGTCTGAACTCATCCATTGTAGTGTTGGAGATGCTCATGTCTCTGAACATTCCCTCCAGTTTTGAGGTAAACTGACAGCCACATTCTGTCTATGGGGGCAAAGGAACATACAACAGCTGAAAGTGCTGACGAAGGTTTTTGAAACAGTGACACTAAGACAACTTCAGCAAGCAAGACGTGACACAACAGTCACAAGAGatatgaatatgtatattttaccTTGAGCTTGGAGATCATGTTCTTCTCCGAGTCGTCTGAGACACTCTTGTTGCTGAGCAGTCTGCGGCCCAAGTGCTGCTTGTAGTACCTTTCAAACACATCCTTCTCTTGCATAAACCTGAACAACACCATGGCCTTATCAAGGATCGTTTCCACCTCTTGTTCCGTCAACTGGTGAAAGAAGACAGGACTGCTTTGTTTAACTTCTTTGGACTGTTGCCGAGTACTAAGGATGCCACTTACCCCTTTGACGCCCTTCTTGAGCTTGTCATCaataaaaagagacagatattccGGTGAGCGGGAGTTGAGGTTAAGAAAATATTCAAAGTCTCCTGCGATGGTTTGTTTGAAAAGTCTATCATTGTTGAAGGACTCAATGAGGAAACGATCAAATCGTGTCTTGAGGTCTAGCAGGCTCTGTCCAGGAGAAAATTACAAATAGGTGATGTCATCTGTGATGAAACATTTCCCTTTCATTTACAAAGAAAGCAGAGCCAAGCCTACCTGAATATAGTCAACAGGATTcttgccttctccctcgtccGACACCAGAGCTTTGCCTTGCTCTCTCAAGTAAGAGCTCATGCACTCACACATGGTTTTCAGGCCATATGGCACACGGCTGAACAACATGTACATGCATGCCAGGTCTGGGGTGGTATgggacaaaacaaacagaaaacattaagGAAAGTCGTTAAGGAAAATTACTATAAATGCCTCACTTGTAATTGCTCGTTGTAACTGCATCTTATTTCACAATGACAGGTAACTGGAAGGGGAAATAATATTTAGGTAAAGAATTTACCTCCTGTCTTGCCATTCTTGAGCATATGGAGGAGGCCAGAATTCTCCATCTCCACAATGTTCTTCATGTGTTTAGAAATCAGCTCCCTTTCCACCACAATGACAATGGGCTCCTGTGTAGACTTGTCCAGGCAATGCAAGACTCGCTCGATCTCTTCATTAATTCTGGCCTCTACCTTCTTTATGTAGACGCTGGCACTGTTTTCCGCAAGGAACTTTTGGCTCTCCATCTGAAGGAGCAGATATTGCGGTGTTATGGGACACAGTATCAGATGTGTGGAAAACACAAAGGCATTGGGAAAGTAGCGCAGACTTACCTGAAAGAATTCTCCTGACATATTTAAGAAAGGACACTCAAAATCTTCTTCATACACAGACCTGCCATCCAGGCCAAGAATCATCAGCATCTGGCAGGCATTTCTGATGGCCCCCCTTCAATGAATGTTTAATAAAGTGAGGTTCCAAATCTACAATCATTAAGCATTTTCCTGAATCTATTTAACAAGAGCTACAAACATAACCAATCATCCAAGGACAGACACCTTGAAGCACGGAGGCGTGACCTCTAATTTTCAAACCAAACCTTAGAGCGTTTCTTTAGCAGGCCCACAGTTACAATGATCTTTAGTGAAATAGTCTTCCTTCATACCTGTCAACaacctctcctttcctctcacaAGCTATCATGTCGAGTAACGTCGTTTGCAGGTGGTCTTGAATGCAGCCGTAGCGCACGACCTGGTCCCTGAATATGATAAGGCCAAGGTTGTAGACATTTTCCACGTTGTTTTGTTGAACATAGACCCGGTCCTGAGAGGGCAGAAAGAATGAGGTGATAAGGAATCAAACTGATTCAAGAACACTAATGTTACTGTATGTACATCAAAAGATTTTAAGGGAAGTTTAAAATGCAGTTGAAATTCTTCTATAAGCTTTGCCCATAGTCTGAAAGATGAAAGGTATCATCCACCACCCCATTTACATGTCAAGTGTTTATATCCTCATCAGtgtcaaattatatttttgcaATTCCTTCTGGTACAAGACAGGTTTTACGAGGGTTTTAATTGACAGCATCTTTCATTTAGtagaaaaatgcatttaaaagcaGGTGAAAGACATCTCATGGATGCATTGGGACACATCATCAGTGCCTTAGGTCATTGGAAGTTTCGAGTCTTTCAACATCAGACCCCCTCACCTAGGTGATGCGGTCAGGGTGATCAGTCCCTGGCCTGTGTCCCAGCAACGTTTAACAAAAATTCTGCCTTCTTCATCAAATGCCATCTTGTGGCTTTCTCTGTGGCTTCAGTTGTGGATGTAATTTCTTTCCATTTTGACGCCCCGATGAGTCCAAACTGTGTGAAAACTCTACAGAGTGAACGCCCTGTGAATCACAGACAGCCCACTTCCAGGGGCTCGCAGACTGTTTTTCAACCTTGCCTCTTGCACTCTTCCACCAGCTCCTGGTACTTGGTACGCTCCCTCTTATTGGCCTCATCCATGCGCTCGTCCCAGGGCACAGCAAGCTCCAGAATTATCAGAATTAATCATATATGGATGAGGCCTCGTTGATGTAATCCTGGAAGGGAACTTCAGATGCCTACCCAGATCCACTTCCAGTTGCCAGTCGGTGGCAGTGGTGAAGAGGCCAGACTTCGCACGTGATTGTATGTTGGGTTTTTATCCAGCTCTATGGAAACTGATAGTACTAGGTATGAAGTGGCCCTTTCTGGTGTTGCTAGCAGTGGCTATGCTGTCAGCAACTGCCCTAAGCACCTGGTTTTGTGGCCAGTGATAGCGTCCTTCTCCAAGGGCTTTTGGGAGACTACTTACTAAATGTTCCAGGGATCTTCGTCCAGGGCAACAGGGACAGGAATGTGTCTTCAGTTTTACCC from Antennarius striatus isolate MH-2024 chromosome 18, ASM4005453v1, whole genome shotgun sequence includes the following:
- the LOC137611821 gene encoding cullin-3-like, with translation MSNLKGGTKKDTKMRIRAFPTTMDEKYVNNIWDLLKNAIQEIQRKNNSGLSFEELYRNAYTMVLHKHGEKLYTGLREVVSEHLNNKVREDVLNSLHNNFLQTLNQAWNDHQTAMVMIRDILMYMDRVYVQQNNVENVYNLGLIIFRDQVVRYGCIQDHLQTTLLDMIACERKGEVVDRGAIRNACQMLMILGLDGRSVYEEDFECPFLNMSGEFFQMESQKFLAENSASVYIKKVEARINEEIERVLHCLDKSTQEPIVIVVERELISKHMKNIVEMENSGLLHMLKNGKTGDLACMYMLFSRVPYGLKTMCECMSSYLREQGKALVSDEGEGKNPVDYIQSLLDLKTRFDRFLIESFNNDRLFKQTIAGDFEYFLNLNSRSPEYLSLFIDDKLKKGVKGLTEQEVETILDKAMVLFRFMQEKDVFERYYKQHLGRRLLSNKSVSDDSEKNMISKLKTECGCQFTSKLEGMFRDMSISNTTMDEFRQHMHTTGASLSGVDLTVKVLTTGYWPTQSATPKCTIPAAPSHAFEVFRRFYLAKHSGRQLTLQHHMGGADLNATFYGTIKKEDGSEVGVGGAQVTSSNTRKHILQVSTFQMTVLMLFNSRDKCTYEEIQQETDIPERELVRVLQSFACGKPTQRVLTKEPKSKEIESGHVFTVNDQFTSKLHRVKIQTVAAKQEESDPERKETRQKVDDDRKHEIEAAIVRIMKSRKKMQHNVLVAEVTQQLRARFLPSPVVIKKRIEGLIEREYLARTSEDRKVYTYVA